Part of the Coregonus clupeaformis isolate EN_2021a chromosome 8, ASM2061545v1, whole genome shotgun sequence genome, agagagagagagagagttagagggagcatacttaaattcacacagggcaccagataagacaggaaaattacaccagatataacagactgaccctagccccccggcacatacaTTCTCTTTCAGACTCCTATCCCCTCCACTTCAGAATCCAGAGATTGCTCCATCAATGACACTCACCTGAAGCAGGTTAGACTGCATTATGGGGCAACTGTTAATGGTAAATGTTTCTCATCAATTCCCATTTATTTGTTACCCTATTTTACgtttaaatctctctctctctctctcagaatggAATCAATCGCAGCTTGTCAAAAGATAATCCATTATTCTCTTATATGAAAGTAAGTCTTTATCAGTGACATTGCATTTTCACTAGGTCTCTAACCTACCATTTGTATGGTGGTATGACACATATgtacaaaaatattgataatGACTGTTTTGTTTGACTTATGTGTTCATTTGCCTACATGATGAGTCTGGTGTTGGTCTTTTTAACCCACAGGAATCGAGCAGTGTGACTATTGACGGGGACACTGAGAATCAGGATTCAGAGGTTCTACGTCAGCAGAGTTTAGCCACCATCTTTGCTCCTCCGCCTGAGTTTCAGAGCACAACAGAGGACATCAAACCTGACAAAAAACAGACGGACAACAACCTTCAGACCACACCATCTGATCAGCAGACATATATTTTCAAAACCATGTCTGAAAGACGGTCACCGGATCTCTTCAAAACAACACCCCTAACTCAAAACACACCAACAAATTTGAGCCATAGTCCTTTATTTGTCACAACTTCTGAAAGACTGGAGCTTTGGAAAACTCCTTCAAACCAACAGGACCTATTCAAAACTCTGCCGTCAAAAACACCAGACACATTCCAAGTTCCTCCCACCAAGGGAGAGTACCTATTCAATGCTCCTCCCACCAAGGGAGAGGACCTATTCCAAACTCCACCCACCAAGGGAGATGATCTTTTCAATGCTCCGCACACAAAGGGAGATTACCTATTCAAAGCTCTGCCCTCAAAAACGGCAGACATATTCCAAGCCCCTCCTACCAAGGGAGATGACTTCTTCCAAGTGCCACCTACAAATGGAGATAACCTATTCCAAGCGCTACCCACCAAGGGAGATTACCTATTCAAAGCTCCGCCCTCAAAAACGGCAGACATATTCCAAGCCCCTCCTACCAAGGGAGATGACTTCTTCCAAGTGCCACCTACAAATGGAGATTACTTATTCAATGCTCCTCCCAACAAGGGAGAGGACCTATTCCAAACTCCACCCACCAAGGGAGATGACCAATTCCAAGCTCCTCCAACTAAGGATCATGACCTATTCCAAGTTCCTCCCACCAAGGGAGATGACCTATTCCGAGCCCCATTGTCCATTCAAAAGGACCACTTCCAATCCACTCCTTCTGACACACCCAATCTCATTCAAGCCACGCCTACTAGGTCAAATGACTCTTTCCAAACTCCCTCCTCCAATGTGACACCAGACATCTTTCAACCTCTGCCTTCCAGGACATGGGACATTTTCCATTCCTCGCCCAATGACATCTTTCAGGGTGCCTCTTTCAGTACTCAGTCTACAGTCAAACAGTCCACACCTTTATTCCAGACTTCATCAGGGCAGAAAACAGACATCTTCTCAGGGTCAGATTTTGAGAAGACTGCTGAGCTCTTCAATGCATCACTCTCCAACACGCAGGCTTTCAACCTTGCAACACCCTCTGATAAACAGTATGACATCTTCCTGATGACCCCTCACGGAACCAAACATGATGTTCTCCGACCCAACCATACTGCTTTGAAACATGGTACCCTCCAGGCCAGATCCATGTCCCCCACGCAGGCTTTAAATGGTTCCCCCCAGGTAACTTACAAGTATTTTTCCTCACATCTTCGTACAGTCTTTGATATCCATGTGACCTCTTCTTCCTTCATTGCAAAGAGTGACATGTTGTGAACTCTCAGGTGAAGACCTCCAACAGCCCTCCCAAACCAGCTCCTCGAAAAAGACAGCCCAAGCTACCAAGTCTTGTAAGGACACCACAATACGTTGAACAGCAGTTAAATGACGGAACTGTTCTACAACTTTCAGTAGACAAGACGGTGTAGTATATGAACATTGTTATCTCTCTCTCCGTTGTTGATCTGAGAATAACATTCTGGTTTTACAGAACAAATCAGAGGAGGAGGTCTTCGAGAACATTCTTCTGACTGGCCAGGTATCAACAAGAGGGGCACCACTTGGACAGAATGAGTGTTGAACTTTTATCTTTGACTGTCTTATTGCTGTGTGTACTGAACTCTGGTAACTTTGTGAAACCCAAAACAGGAGAGGTGTGTGGAGGATTGGCCTGAAGACAGTCCTGAGCTCAATCCTGACTGGAAACCTGTAAGAAACATACTAATTGAATGGCTTTTCTACATGTTCATTGTTTGCATTAAATGATCAACTCCTTGCCACACTCCTACCTATATTactatatattttatttaacatAAATCTATTTTACATTGACTAGCCTACAAGTTAATTAATAACTGTTTGATGTATctttttcccctcatcagtctGGCAAGCTGAGGCTTAGGAGGGAGTCAATGAAGGTAAAGTCATCACATCAGTTTTTACTGAAATTTGTGCTTAGTGATGGTCAGTTGATACTGCAGGAGTAAAGGTGGATGGTATTTCTGTGCCTCACAcatcctctctcctatctctcgctctcctctctcctatctcagGTGGCAGCAGACTCTGATGGGGGGAGTGTAGAAGAAGAACTGGAAGAGAATGGCCCTGCAAAACGTGGGAAAACCGTATGTCTTACTCtctgtttttgtatttgtttttgtaGTTAAGTTTCTGATTTCTTTCTACATTTATATCCCTTTGTTTTGTTTGAAACTTTTTAGacgttttctttttttatttcagAAAAAGTTCAGGGTATCCTTTCTTTCCAGAAGAGGGTCAAAGGTAAATCAAACGTTTTATGAATTATGTAGATATGTTATGCTGCTGTAGTCAATAAACATGTTTTTATTCTATAGGATAAATATTCTGAAGACCTGAAGGATCGTGACAGCGGCACACTACGTCGAGGATCAAAGGTGAGGACTGTGTTATCTTTAATTAATTGTATGTGTGATTGTGTATGTAGCTATATGGAAATTCTTATTGTCAATGTTTAATGTGTCATTTTTTGGTTTAGGATAGATTTTTTGAATCCAAGGATGGAGAGAGCAATAGTCTCCGTCGGCGGTCAAAGGTGAGTGTCTTCCTCTGTAAAGATTGTAATGAATTAAGATGTTTAATACAGTATTCATTACTTTAATGTGTTGTCCAGGAGGGCTTTCTGGATGAAGACTTCTCAAAGAAAGGGGTAGATGTCTTCTCTGCAGATTACGAAGATAAGGAGAATTACATGGAGCATGGCAAGCCGGTATTTCATATTTTTAACCAGTTCGTTTTGAAAGTCTGTTGTGCAACTTTCATTCATTTAGTATCGTAAGTGTTTAAACTTCCTTTCCCCTCAACAGAAGAAATCATTCAAATTCAAAATGCCCCTTGTGCATCGCAGAGGATCTAAGGTATAATTGAATATATAATTTAGGGAAGGGGTGTTTAAATAATATAACAATTTGTTAgaataacatttattttttatttttaggaTCGATTTTCAGCTGAACGTCTTGAAAAAGCTTCAGGCCTACATTCGCCTCAACATAGAGCTAAGGTATAATTTTTTATATCTGTGTGTTTGTAAACAAAAA contains:
- the si:cabz01007807.1 gene encoding uncharacterized protein si:cabz01007807.1 isoform X2, with protein sequence MDKEEEREGEQREPVEGFLGERRPSIMRLQGMLRRVSQSPFYKPYRTPIPSTSESRDCSINDTHLKQNGINRSLSKDNPLFSYMKESSSVTIDGDTENQDSEVLRQQSLATIFAPPPEFQSTTEDIKPDKKQTDNNLQTTPSDQQTYIFKTMSERRSPDLFKTTPLTQNTPTNLSHSPLFVTTSERLELWKTPSNQQDLFKTLPSKTPDTFQVPPTKGEYLFNAPPTKGEDLFQTPPTKGDDLFNAPHTKGDYLFKALPSKTADIFQAPPTKGDDFFQVPPTNGDNLFQALPTKGDYLFKAPPSKTADIFQAPPTKGDDFFQVPPTNGDYLFNAPPNKGEDLFQTPPTKGDDQFQAPPTKDHDLFQVPPTKGDDLFRAPLSIQKDHFQSTPSDTPNLIQATPTRSNDSFQTPSSNVTPDIFQPLPSRTWDIFHSSPNDIFQGASFSTQSTVKQSTPLFQTSSGQKTDIFSGSDFEKTAELFNASLSNTQAFNLATPSDKQYDIFLMTPHGTKHDVLRPNHTALKHGTLQARSMSPTQALNGSPQVKTSNSPPKPAPRKRQPKLPSLNKSEEEVFENILLTGQERCVEDWPEDSPELNPDWKPSGKLRLRRESMKVAADSDGGSVEEELEENGPAKRGKTKKFRVSFLSRRGSKDKYSEDLKDRDSGTLRRGSKDRFFESKDGESNSLRRRSKEGFLDEDFSKKGVDVFSADYEDKENYMEHGKPKKSFKFKMPLVHRRGSKDRFSAERLEKASGLHSPQHRAKEGLLDDDFPQKKAGFISAGENEDEERNGMEDWKQPVGLDENSEEEAEERDGTSAFEKSKRVKIKFVPQRGFAICLEKSSQDEPTGARGYTPRRGSKTLHEKPLVELKGANGYTPRKESKVNIFEETEEVKGYVPQSHPKSFLDDYLPEKGACFFSAGEVEEYQQNVMEDCKPKKPFKLKVLHMNRRKSGSAEENPQISSTQQYSPQRRSEEGFLDSDVPQKGADLFYAGQMEDEQNEMEDWKPKKPSKFKNRLASRRKSNPIQETFLHEKSQIGSERYTPRRASHEGFLDDGTSQRRSDLFSAGGNGEDDEQDDIEDCKPKKSFKFKAPHKHRKGAKNKVRDGGMTEYPPGATSSDYYFSEAAEAEWRSAQIDEQLAEGLEDEEEEEGDTDSLMEWWNTVEQWDELPSDDEDKTVKDDETRSFTLLAEKVHRGLSVFNKVFTERAEVLWQYVIKLHALADDITSFHKKAKIGNITGGTTAAVGGGAAIVGLALAPFTFGASLIITAVGVGVAAAGGITSASATISDNVNNMQDRKKVEVVLEDYEARMEELVKILRFVCQGLYRLRGHPLLRRGTQHYSGDWEVRRAVHMVSLVDRPVLRATEVTEGAAVALRGLFKGMDKYFTKDSRELKKGFKKEVVFKIRQVAQVLYEGLVELNAIREELQDANGNI
- the si:cabz01007807.1 gene encoding uncharacterized protein si:cabz01007807.1 isoform X1, which gives rise to MDKEEEREGEQREPVEGFLGERRPSIMRLQGMLRRVSQSPFYKPYRTPIPSTSESRDCSINDTHLKQNGINRSLSKDNPLFSYMKESSSVTIDGDTENQDSEVLRQQSLATIFAPPPEFQSTTEDIKPDKKQTDNNLQTTPSDQQTYIFKTMSERRSPDLFKTTPLTQNTPTNLSHSPLFVTTSERLELWKTPSNQQDLFKTLPSKTPDTFQVPPTKGEYLFNAPPTKGEDLFQTPPTKGDDLFNAPHTKGDYLFKALPSKTADIFQAPPTKGDDFFQVPPTNGDNLFQALPTKGDYLFKAPPSKTADIFQAPPTKGDDFFQVPPTNGDYLFNAPPNKGEDLFQTPPTKGDDQFQAPPTKDHDLFQVPPTKGDDLFRAPLSIQKDHFQSTPSDTPNLIQATPTRSNDSFQTPSSNVTPDIFQPLPSRTWDIFHSSPNDIFQGASFSTQSTVKQSTPLFQTSSGQKTDIFSGSDFEKTAELFNASLSNTQAFNLATPSDKQYDIFLMTPHGTKHDVLRPNHTALKHGTLQARSMSPTQALNGSPQVKTSNSPPKPAPRKRQPKLPSLNKSEEEVFENILLTGQERCVEDWPEDSPELNPDWKPSGKLRLRRESMKVAADSDGGSVEEELEENGPAKRGKTKKFRVSFLSRRGSKDKYSEDLKDRDSGTLRRGSKDRFFESKDGESNSLRRRSKEGFLDEDFSKKGVDVFSADYEDKENYMEHGKPKKSFKFKMPLVHRRGSKDRFSAERLEKASGLHSPQHRAKEGLLDDDFPQKKAGFISAGENEDEERNGMEDWKQPVGLDENSEEEAEERDGTSAFEKSKRVKIKFVPQRGFAICLEKSSQDEPTGARGYTPRRGSKTLHEKPLVELKGANGYTPRKESKVNIFEETEEVKGYVPQSHPKQSFLDDYLPEKGACFFSAGEVEEYQQNVMEDCKPKKPFKLKVLHMNRRKSGSAEENPQISSTQQYSPQRRSEEGFLDSDVPQKGADLFYAGQMEDEQNEMEDWKPKKPSKFKNRLASRRKSNPIQETFLHEKSQIGSERYTPRRASHEGFLDDGTSQRRSDLFSAGGNGEDDEQDDIEDCKPKKSFKFKAPHKHRKGAKNKVRDGGMTEYPPGATSSDYYFSEAAEAEWRSAQIDEQLAEGLEDEEEEEGDTDSLMEWWNTVEQWDELPSDDEDKTVKDDETRSFTLLAEKVHRGLSVFNKVFTERAEVLWQYVIKLHALADDITSFHKKAKIGNITGGTTAAVGGGAAIVGLALAPFTFGASLIITAVGVGVAAAGGITSASATISDNVNNMQDRKKVEVVLEDYEARMEELVKILRFVCQGLYRLRGHPLLRRGTQHYSGDWEVRRAVHMVSLVDRPVLRATEVTEGAAVALRGLFKGMDKYFTKDSRELKKGFKKEVVFKIRQVAQVLYEGLVELNAIREELQDANGNI